One Bacillota bacterium genomic region harbors:
- a CDS encoding hydantoinase/oxoprolinase family protein, whose product MKGYRLAVDTGGTFTDFCLLGEDGELYVTKEPSTPYDPSRAVLEGIDRIVREKGILPGRIDLLLHGTTVATNAVLERKGARVALITTRGFKDIVFIGRQNRPHLYDFRALKPDPPVSREMVFEIDERITADGSVRLKPQAAEMETVAGNIKNSGAESVAVCLLHAYIKSAHEIMLKKVLEQVLPHLSVTVSSELVPEFREYERTSTTVINAAVRPLIDGYIGRLEAALGSRGFGSKLYIMQSNGGVITTKKAREQSARTVLSGPAGGVMAGLRLAELTGYKNLITADMGGTSMDISLIHKGEPRFSTEGVIGGCPLRLPMLDIHTIGAGGGSIAWVDAGGALRVGPESAGAVPGPACYGRGGAEPTVTDANLLLGRLDPAGFAAGGELLPQLAAGSIKERIAGRLGLAPEQAAEGIIRVVNAGMVRAMRVVSVEKGFDPREFTLAAFGGAGPLHAMELARELGVPRVLIPPFPGVTSAWGMLSADVRRDYSQTYVTDMNLEAYAVVKNLLGQMVERGRQDLAREGFGAEEMRFDSWVDLRYKGQSYELSLPVPDGPPDEAGVEALVEGFHKLHRSYYGYRRDGATLEAVTLRLAATGILPGVQTGTLGKDGVEKACGSRRVYLSGAWQMVPVYDRRQIGPDWTAEGPAVVSQADSTTLIQHGGRASCDPWGNIIIETVVQ is encoded by the coding sequence ATGAAAGGGTACAGGCTGGCGGTTGACACCGGGGGAACATTTACGGATTTCTGCCTGCTGGGGGAAGACGGCGAGCTGTATGTAACGAAGGAGCCATCAACACCCTACGACCCTTCCCGGGCGGTGCTGGAGGGGATCGACAGGATTGTGCGGGAAAAGGGCATTCTCCCCGGGCGGATTGACCTGCTTTTGCACGGCACCACGGTTGCGACCAACGCCGTTTTGGAACGAAAGGGAGCGCGCGTGGCGCTGATAACCACCAGGGGGTTTAAAGATATCGTTTTTATCGGGCGGCAGAACCGCCCACATCTATACGACTTCAGGGCGCTGAAGCCCGATCCGCCGGTATCCCGGGAAATGGTTTTTGAGATCGACGAGCGCATTACGGCCGACGGTTCAGTCAGACTCAAGCCGCAAGCCGCCGAGATGGAGACGGTCGCCGGAAATATTAAGAACAGCGGCGCCGAGTCGGTAGCGGTTTGTCTGCTCCACGCCTACATCAAATCCGCCCACGAGATAATGCTCAAAAAGGTATTGGAGCAGGTCCTGCCCCACCTGTCCGTAACAGTTTCTTCGGAGTTGGTTCCCGAGTTCAGGGAATACGAAAGGACCAGCACCACGGTCATCAACGCGGCGGTGCGGCCGCTGATCGACGGTTACATCGGAAGGCTGGAAGCGGCGCTCGGTTCCAGAGGTTTCGGAAGCAAGCTTTACATAATGCAGTCCAACGGCGGTGTGATCACCACAAAAAAGGCGCGGGAACAGAGCGCCCGGACGGTTTTGAGCGGGCCTGCGGGCGGTGTTATGGCGGGGCTGCGCCTGGCGGAGCTTACCGGGTATAAAAATCTGATAACCGCGGATATGGGCGGGACGAGTATGGATATCAGCCTTATCCACAAGGGCGAACCCCGGTTTTCCACGGAAGGAGTGATCGGCGGCTGCCCGCTGCGGCTGCCGATGCTGGATATCCATACGATCGGCGCCGGCGGGGGAAGCATCGCCTGGGTGGACGCCGGCGGCGCCCTGAGGGTCGGCCCGGAAAGCGCGGGCGCCGTACCGGGGCCGGCCTGCTACGGCCGCGGCGGCGCCGAGCCTACGGTGACGGACGCGAACCTTCTGTTGGGCAGGTTAGACCCGGCGGGGTTTGCGGCCGGCGGGGAGCTTCTGCCGCAACTTGCGGCGGGGAGCATAAAAGAGAGGATCGCGGGACGACTCGGGCTTGCGCCGGAACAGGCCGCCGAGGGCATCATCCGGGTGGTCAACGCCGGCATGGTCCGGGCGATGCGGGTGGTGTCCGTAGAAAAGGGCTTTGATCCGCGGGAATTCACCCTGGCGGCTTTCGGCGGCGCGGGGCCGCTGCATGCCATGGAACTGGCGCGGGAACTGGGCGTCCCACGCGTACTGATCCCTCCTTTTCCGGGCGTGACGTCCGCCTGGGGGATGCTATCCGCGGACGTGCGCCGGGATTATTCGCAGACCTACGTGACGGACATGAACCTCGAAGCGTATGCGGTTGTAAAGAACCTTCTGGGGCAAATGGTGGAACGGGGGCGTCAAGATCTGGCGCGGGAGGGGTTCGGCGCGGAAGAGATGAGGTTCGACAGTTGGGTGGACCTTCGTTACAAGGGACAGTCATATGAGCTGTCCCTCCCGGTTCCGGACGGACCTCCGGACGAAGCGGGGGTTGAGGCGCTGGTGGAAGGTTTCCACAAACTGCACCGTTCGTATTACGGTTACCGGCGCGACGGTGCAACCCTGGAGGCGGTTACGCTGCGTCTGGCCGCCACGGGCATACTGCCGGGAGTGCAGACCGGAACCCTGGGGAAAGACGGGGTGGAAAAAGCCTGTGGGAGCAGGCGGGTTTACTTATCGGGAGCGTGGCAAATGGTGCCGGTGTACGACAGACGGCAGATCGGTCCGGACTGGACGGCGGAGGGGCCGGCCGTCGTTTCCCAGGCTGATTCCACTACGCTGATCCAGCACGGCGGACGGGCGTCCTGCGACCC